From one Ignavibacteria bacterium genomic stretch:
- a CDS encoding alpha/beta hydrolase codes for MKLIATLCLLILGLCTADELSAQHATYPFTVKTIGQGTQPIILIPGFGSSDEVWNETIQVLAQTYPCYKINMAGYGGTKPAPDPGFENWVQALAGFIRDNNIVKPIIIGHSMGGMMAMKLASEFPDIPLAIIDVDGYPKDDFEEVPASGTQNINCDGMVKFMKSLTDEQFTATVMKGMAANMIEDPTSIARVIEMAQNSDRETYARTYCELLTVDFRADLVNITCPVLVLSNAIIKDKYRARAEGLFKNLKQASIRYAPSGGHMLMWEDWDWYISSITTFLGTIK; via the coding sequence ATGAAGCTCATTGCTACCCTCTGTCTGCTTATTCTCGGGTTGTGCACCGCTGATGAGCTATCAGCTCAGCATGCAACGTATCCCTTTACCGTAAAAACGATCGGACAAGGCACCCAGCCAATCATTCTGATACCGGGCTTCGGTTCGTCGGACGAGGTATGGAACGAAACAATACAAGTGCTTGCCCAAACCTACCCCTGCTACAAAATAAATATGGCCGGCTACGGCGGCACCAAGCCGGCACCCGATCCGGGGTTCGAAAACTGGGTGCAGGCACTTGCCGGGTTTATCAGAGATAATAATATTGTAAAACCAATTATTATCGGACACAGTATGGGCGGTATGATGGCGATGAAACTGGCATCAGAATTTCCGGATATCCCGCTCGCCATTATCGATGTGGACGGCTACCCAAAGGATGATTTTGAAGAAGTTCCGGCATCAGGCACACAGAATATTAACTGCGACGGCATGGTGAAGTTTATGAAGTCACTCACCGATGAGCAGTTCACCGCTACTGTCATGAAGGGCATGGCGGCAAATATGATTGAAGACCCCACCAGTATTGCCCGGGTGATAGAGATGGCACAGAATTCCGATCGCGAAACGTATGCGCGGACATACTGTGAACTGCTAACGGTTGACTTTCGAGCCGATCTGGTGAACATCACCTGCCCGGTCCTGGTACTATCAAATGCAATAATCAAGGATAAATACCGGGCTCGCGCAGAAGGCCTGTTCAAGAACCTAAAGCAGGCATCCATCCGGTATGCTCCCAGCGGAGGTCACATGCTGATGTGGGAGGACTGGGACTGGTACATCAGTTCCATCACCACATTTCTGGGCACCATCAAATAG
- a CDS encoding tetratricopeptide repeat protein, producing the protein MRALEEIIGEIDAATKKNDAAALQRLADELEERSEPAAIAEHYFVRGTVCQLKGNNAEALEHYGRTLKLYEGLGNLARVAEVANSLGNTHYYLADYPKALQYYERALQLYEELGEKSGVATVTSNIGNVHSSLGDYPKAIQYYERALQLHEELGKKYGIANVTGNIGVIHANLGNYPKALEHYERALQLREELGAKSDVAFVTSNIGNVHSCLGDYPKAVQYYERALQLHEELGQKSGIASVTGNIGVIHAYLCDYPKALEYFERALQLREELGVKSGLAVATGNIGDVHSRLGDYPKALEYYERALLMHEELGEKSGMARVTGSIGAIHGYLGDYPKALEHYERALLMHEELGEKSGVATVSGNIGDVHSNLNDYPKALEYYERALQLHEELGERRGLAIAVANITNNLVATNNRSEAHAMAERLASIDIIDAEVRYIRATAMAGLAEAESDYDTAHTTYLAALELADKHGLRKQESDAHLELRDLARKRGDFEGYIKHNNEFTRIKEEIAGAEAKLKMAAAEVEQRMAQERREREKERALLYGALPESIVNRMLKGEDVSGDEHAQVTVLFMDIVGFTSLCSKIPPAHVVHLLKAIFAVCDKVSAEHGLTKIKTIGDSYMAASGVPEYQADHAVRAARAGLAMQEQLQALLLTMDPKLGDTTWTKDVGEIRVRIGLHTGAVVAGVVGEERLQYDIWGDTVNVASRMESTSTPGKVHVSQSVAEALQRYATQVQNNAHDVASLISPRLVGRDSVQVKGKGTMKTYWLEGM; encoded by the coding sequence ATGAGAGCACTGGAAGAAATTATAGGCGAGATAGATGCAGCAACAAAGAAGAATGATGCTGCAGCGTTGCAACGTCTTGCCGATGAGTTAGAAGAAAGAAGCGAGCCGGCAGCTATTGCTGAGCATTACTTTGTTAGAGGAACAGTATGCCAACTTAAAGGCAACAATGCAGAGGCACTTGAGCATTATGGGCGCACTTTGAAGCTATACGAAGGGTTGGGGAATTTAGCCCGTGTGGCAGAGGTTGCCAATAGTCTCGGCAATACACATTACTATCTTGCCGACTACCCCAAGGCCTTACAGTACTACGAGCGAGCATTGCAACTCTATGAAGAACTTGGAGAGAAGTCTGGTGTGGCAACTGTTACCAGCAACATCGGCAATGTACACTCAAGTCTTGGCGACTACCCCAAGGCCATACAGTACTACGAGCGAGCATTGCAACTCCATGAAGAACTTGGCAAGAAGTACGGTATTGCAAATGTTACCGGTAACATCGGTGTTATTCATGCCAATCTCGGCAACTACCCCAAGGCTTTGGAGCACTACGAGCGAGCATTACAACTCCGTGAAGAACTTGGAGCAAAGTCCGACGTGGCATTTGTTACCAGCAACATCGGTAATGTACACTCATGTCTTGGCGACTACCCCAAGGCCGTACAGTACTACGAGCGAGCATTGCAACTCCATGAAGAACTTGGCCAGAAGTCCGGTATTGCAAGTGTTACCGGTAACATCGGTGTTATTCATGCCTATCTCTGCGACTACCCCAAGGCTTTAGAGTACTTCGAGCGAGCATTACAACTCCGTGAAGAACTTGGAGTGAAGTCCGGTTTGGCCGTTGCTACCGGTAACATCGGCGATGTACACTCAAGGCTTGGCGACTACCCCAAGGCATTAGAATACTACGAGCGAGCATTGCTAATGCATGAAGAACTTGGAGAGAAATCTGGCATGGCCAGAGTTACCGGTAGCATCGGTGCTATTCATGGCTATCTCGGCGACTACCCCAAGGCTTTGGAGCACTACGAGCGAGCATTGCTAATGCATGAAGAACTTGGAGAGAAGTCCGGTGTGGCAACAGTTTCCGGCAACATCGGCGATGTACACTCAAACCTTAACGACTACCCCAAGGCCCTGGAGTACTACGAGCGAGCATTACAACTCCATGAAGAACTTGGGGAGAGGCGGGGTCTTGCAATTGCTGTAGCAAACATTACTAACAACCTGGTGGCAACTAACAACCGTTCGGAAGCTCATGCAATGGCGGAGCGGCTGGCAAGCATAGATATTATTGATGCTGAGGTTCGTTATATAAGAGCAACGGCAATGGCAGGCTTAGCAGAGGCAGAATCTGACTATGATACAGCCCATACCACATACTTAGCGGCACTTGAACTAGCCGATAAGCACGGCCTCCGCAAGCAAGAGTCTGATGCACACCTTGAACTTCGCGACCTTGCGCGTAAGCGTGGTGACTTTGAGGGCTACATCAAACACAACAACGAATTCACTCGCATCAAGGAAGAGATTGCCGGTGCTGAAGCCAAGCTCAAGATGGCTGCTGCCGAGGTAGAACAACGTATGGCACAAGAACGACGCGAGCGTGAGAAAGAGCGCGCATTGTTGTACGGTGCATTGCCGGAGAGCATCGTCAACCGTATGCTCAAGGGCGAGGATGTGTCGGGCGATGAGCATGCACAGGTGACAGTACTCTTTATGGACATTGTAGGCTTCACCTCACTCTGCTCAAAGATTCCACCTGCTCACGTAGTGCATTTGCTGAAGGCAATCTTTGCTGTCTGCGACAAGGTAAGTGCAGAACACGGTCTAACAAAAATCAAGACCATTGGCGATAGCTACATGGCTGCCAGTGGTGTACCGGAATATCAGGCCGACCATGCAGTGCGTGCTGCCCGTGCAGGCCTTGCAATGCAAGAGCAGTTACAAGCATTGCTACTAACTATGGATCCAAAACTTGGCGATACAACGTGGACAAAGGATGTTGGCGAAATCCGCGTCCGCATTGGCTTGCACACAGGTGCCGTAGTTGCAGGCGTTGTAGGCGAGGAGCGCTTGCAGTACGACATCTGGGGCGACACCGTTAACGTAGCAAGCCGCATGGAATCAACCAGTACTCCGGGGAAGGTACACGTTAGCCAGAGCGTTGCCGAAGCATTGCAACGCTACGCAACTCAAGTACAGAACAATGCGCACGACGTTGCATCACTAATATCTCCACGGTTAGTAGGGCGCGACAGCGTACAAGTAAAAGGCAAGGGAACCATGAAAACGTATTGGTTGGAGGGGATGTAG
- a CDS encoding T9SS type A sorting domain-containing protein: MNKNSSTRTTISRFVTLFLVVACVVVSRAQEPTLPIIWSSQLPWCCEKVVANPDDEFVYYKYRNFIGQVRASDGMFLDSILVPDDSVINMDETYGLFHLRTRSQLIAVGDGIPRYDDKVRGMIQIYDVPQMRHNRSILIPKWWPYSNQGSITGPSCISSDERYIAITGRHEINRIYVYDLNTREMVWMHEGMEQEQLGASFTRDSNRLMISKYVFNQGGTSVSCWDPITNTMLWEKVITSRFKEYNQFTNDGKRIVVNYSGHLGVYTYPELTTLYRSDTDAGDFIPNDDGSLILLRFGVTTGTKTLRVETGDIKTLDSVGVLLTAVPSWNQMYVATIQAMGRLYKVNVDWSVGVNETTDTVRQTISPNPCNTETHVTFSTAAAQPVLITVHDSSGRLLSRQYDSMLESGNHVVNIDCSTLPAGICFVRLVIGSETTTLPLMIEKGSAVK, from the coding sequence ATGAATAAAAACTCTTCCACCCGCACGACCATTTCACGCTTCGTCACATTGTTCCTTGTTGTGGCATGCGTTGTCGTAAGCCGCGCACAGGAGCCCACCCTGCCCATCATCTGGAGTTCCCAGTTGCCATGGTGCTGCGAGAAAGTCGTGGCAAACCCCGATGATGAATTTGTGTACTATAAGTACAGAAACTTCATCGGTCAGGTTCGAGCCTCCGATGGTATGTTTCTCGACTCCATACTGGTTCCTGACGACTCGGTGATCAACATGGATGAGACTTACGGACTCTTTCATTTGCGTACGCGCTCACAGTTGATTGCTGTCGGTGACGGAATACCACGCTATGATGATAAGGTTCGCGGGATGATTCAGATCTATGATGTCCCACAGATGCGACACAATCGTTCAATTCTCATTCCGAAATGGTGGCCGTATTCAAATCAAGGTTCTATAACCGGTCCATCTTGCATTAGCTCAGATGAACGGTACATCGCAATTACTGGCCGTCACGAGATTAACAGAATCTATGTTTATGACCTTAACACTCGAGAAATGGTATGGATGCATGAGGGCATGGAACAGGAACAGCTCGGTGCATCGTTTACTCGCGACAGCAATCGTTTGATGATCTCGAAGTATGTTTTCAACCAAGGGGGAACGAGTGTGAGCTGTTGGGATCCGATTACAAATACGATGTTGTGGGAGAAAGTTATTACATCGAGATTTAAAGAGTACAACCAATTCACGAATGATGGCAAACGAATAGTTGTCAACTACTCCGGTCACCTCGGAGTGTACACCTACCCGGAACTCACCACACTGTACCGGTCGGATACTGATGCAGGAGATTTCATACCAAATGATGACGGGTCACTGATTCTGCTACGTTTCGGCGTGACAACAGGCACAAAGACTTTACGTGTTGAAACTGGAGACATAAAGACACTTGATTCTGTGGGTGTATTGTTGACGGCAGTGCCGAGTTGGAATCAAATGTATGTTGCCACAATACAAGCCATGGGACGATTGTATAAGGTTAACGTTGATTGGTCCGTAGGAGTAAACGAAACCACCGACACCGTTCGGCAAACGATTTCACCCAATCCCTGCAACACCGAAACGCACGTAACATTTTCGACGGCTGCTGCACAACCTGTGCTCATAACCGTGCATGACAGTTCGGGCCGACTACTTAGCAGACAATACGACAGTATGCTTGAGTCTGGAAATCACGTTGTTAATATCGATTGCAGCACACTGCCTGCTGGAATTTGCTTTGTGCGATTGGTTATTGGCTCAGAGACAACAACGCTTCCGCTCATGATCGAGAAGGGAAGCGCCGTGAAATGA